GTGACCTCACCAAGCTGCTTGCGTCGGGGTCGACCTGGACCGTGGGCTGACCTGACTGAGTATCCCGGAAAAGACCTCGCCTCTCCGGGAAGCCCCGGATGCCCGCACGTGACCAACTAGTGGTCGAGGCGAAGCTATGGTCGTCCGATGGCACCGACTCGATCGACCGGGGCCCGGCGGCTGGGGTCAGGACCACTAGTCATCGACGACGCGGCTGGGTCCGGCGGAACCGCTAGGGCGCTCGCCGATGACGTCGCTGATGGTCTGGGGAGTCGTCCGCGCCGGATACCTCCGCGCTGGTTGTACGACGAGCGGGGTTCCCACCTCTTCGAGGAGATCACGCGCATACCCGAGTACTACCCGACAGCGGCCGAACGGGAGATCCTCCTCGCGTACTCCGCTGACATCGCTGAGCGCTGCGGTGCCGAAGCCCTCGTCGAGTTGGGTCCGGGCGCGTCGGACAAGACAATCGCGCTGATCGATGCGCTGGCCGAAGCGGGAACGCTGCGCTCCTATACCGGTGTGGACGTAGCGGGAGAGGCTCTGCGCGACTCGCTGGGATCGCTTTGCGAGCGGTTTCCCGACCTCGAGGTAACCGGCGTGGTCGGCGACTTCACTTGCGATCTCGACCGGGTGCCGACCGGTGACAACCGGCTCATCGTGTTCCTCGGCGGCACCGTCGGGAATCTCGGGCCTGCGGAACGTGCATCGTTTCTGTCAATGGTGGCGAAGAAGCTCTCTCCCGGCGAAGGTCTCTTGCTGGGCGTCGACCTCGTCAAGGACCCGGCAAGACTGCTCGCCGCGTACGACGACGCGGATGGGATCACGGCCGAGTTCGAGAAGAACGTGCTGGCGGTGGTCAACCGTTCTCTGGACGCAGACTTCGACCTCGACCGTTTCGAATACCAGGCGCGGTGGGACAGCGAGCTGCTCGAAGTGCGAATGTCTTTGCGATCTGTGGGTGCCCAGACCGTTTCGTTGGGCGCATTGGATATGCGCCTCGACTTGGACGACGGCGAGGAGATCCACACCGAGAGCAGCTACAAGTTCACCCGTGACGGGATCGCAGCGGAGCTCGAGCAGGCCGGTTTCGTGACGATGGGTTTGTGGACAGATCCCTGCGCGGACTTCGCCGTGGTCTTGGCGCAACGCGCTTCATCCACCGAACCCCTTGTCGGGATGCCGCAGCACGGCGGGGCAACGAAGCAGGCCGGAACGGTCGCGCCGCCCAGCCCTGACATCCACTCCTACCACGCCGTGCGCACGGCAACCGAGGCTCTTGCAGCGCCGCTGTCGCCCGAAGACCAGACAGTTCAGACCATGCCCGACGTGAGCCCGACCAAATGGCACCGCGCCCACGTCACCTGGTTCTTCGAGCAGTTCGTTCTCATGCCTCACCGTGACGGCTACCGTCCCGTGGACGAGAGGTACCTGTACCTCTGGAACTCGTACTACGAGGGAGCCGGGCCGCGGCACCCCCGCCCGGACAGAGGGCATATAAGTCGCCCGGGGGTCGGAGAAGTGACCGCTTATCGCGACACCGTCGACGAGGCGATGCACG
This region of Acidimicrobiales bacterium genomic DNA includes:
- the egtB gene encoding ergothioneine biosynthesis protein EgtB; this encodes MAPTRSTGARRLGSGPLVIDDAAGSGGTARALADDVADGLGSRPRRIPPRWLYDERGSHLFEEITRIPEYYPTAAEREILLAYSADIAERCGAEALVELGPGASDKTIALIDALAEAGTLRSYTGVDVAGEALRDSLGSLCERFPDLEVTGVVGDFTCDLDRVPTGDNRLIVFLGGTVGNLGPAERASFLSMVAKKLSPGEGLLLGVDLVKDPARLLAAYDDADGITAEFEKNVLAVVNRSLDADFDLDRFEYQARWDSELLEVRMSLRSVGAQTVSLGALDMRLDLDDGEEIHTESSYKFTRDGIAAELEQAGFVTMGLWTDPCADFAVVLAQRASSTEPLVGMPQHGGATKQAGTVAPPSPDIHSYHAVRTATEALAAPLSPEDQTVQTMPDVSPTKWHRAHVTWFFEQFVLMPHRDGYRPVDERYLYLWNSYYEGAGPRHPRPDRGHISRPGVGEVTAYRDTVDEAMHDLLCREPSPAVLRLIELGLHHEQQHQELLLMDIKHVLGTNPLKPAYRLTRPPAAAPAGSLSWTRHEGGVEEIGVNSGEHFAFDNESPRHRVYLDPFEIADRLVTVGEWLEFVDDGGYQRPELWLSDGWAWLSSSPGAPRQAPLYWWCEDGVWWAYTLYGPAPIDPALPVVHVSYYEADAFARWAGARLPTEEEWEAVASRQAEPSAPAIALHPDTAVESGITQLYGSAWQWTSSAYLPYPGFEPAAGAVGEYNGKFMVGQHVLRGGAAITPPGHTRVTYRNFFPPAAQWPMTGVRLARNSD